The following proteins come from a genomic window of Gimesia chilikensis:
- a CDS encoding DJ-1/PfpI family protein, with the protein MAAKSILFLAGDYVEDYEIMVPFQALTMVGYQVDVVCPDKKAGDIIRTSIHDFEGDQTYSEKRGHNFTLNATFSEVNPDDYTGLLIPGGRAPEYIRLNERVLEITRSFFEAGKPVAAVCHGLQLLAAAGVLKDRSCTAYPACGPEVNLAGGTYVETAIDGVHVDGNLVSSPAWPAHPQWLAAFLKVLGTKIEL; encoded by the coding sequence ATGGCAGCAAAATCAATTCTGTTTTTAGCCGGCGATTATGTCGAGGACTACGAAATCATGGTGCCTTTCCAGGCGCTGACGATGGTCGGTTACCAGGTCGATGTGGTCTGCCCGGACAAAAAAGCGGGTGACATCATCCGGACTTCGATCCACGACTTCGAAGGGGATCAGACGTATTCCGAAAAACGGGGGCACAACTTCACCCTGAATGCGACTTTCTCAGAGGTTAATCCCGACGATTACACTGGTCTGTTGATTCCCGGCGGGCGGGCTCCGGAATACATTCGTCTTAACGAGCGCGTACTTGAAATCACGCGCAGCTTCTTCGAAGCCGGCAAACCGGTGGCCGCCGTCTGTCACGGACTGCAGCTGCTGGCAGCAGCAGGAGTACTCAAAGATCGCAGCTGTACTGCGTATCCTGCCTGCGGACCTGAAGTGAATCTGGCGGGTGGAACTTATGTGGAAACAGCCATTGATGGCGTGCACGTGGATGGGAACCTGGTTTCATCGCCTGCCTGGCCTGCCCATCCGCAGTGGCTGGCTGCTTTCCTGAAGGTACTGGGAACAAAAATCGAACTCTGA
- a CDS encoding class I SAM-dependent methyltransferase, producing MNLDSADTAPGQAVYTRKMLSIYDIWVLGISNSLIWKCRTKQILNWMNQSLTTNHLDVGVGTGYYLEHCTFPSSEVRLGLLDLNPNSLAAAASRSARYQPEVYQADVLAPLPQQSRPFDSVSLNYLLHCLPGDLTSKAKLFDHLGPWLNPGAIISGATILSQGVPRGFSARRLMNFYNRKKIFANTSDSLDELQSQLASRYTDVEVKVTGCVALFRARTPSPG from the coding sequence ATGAACCTGGACTCTGCAGATACCGCCCCCGGACAGGCGGTCTACACGAGAAAAATGCTTTCTATCTACGATATCTGGGTTCTGGGAATTTCCAACTCCCTGATCTGGAAATGTCGCACTAAACAGATTTTGAACTGGATGAACCAGAGCCTGACGACCAATCACCTCGATGTCGGCGTGGGCACCGGTTATTATCTGGAGCATTGCACCTTTCCGAGTTCAGAAGTCCGCCTGGGACTTCTGGATTTGAATCCCAACAGTCTGGCGGCCGCCGCCAGTCGGAGCGCACGCTACCAGCCGGAAGTCTATCAGGCCGATGTACTGGCTCCCCTGCCCCAGCAGTCACGCCCTTTCGATTCAGTCAGTCTGAATTATCTGCTGCACTGTCTACCAGGTGATCTGACATCAAAAGCAAAGCTGTTCGATCATCTGGGGCCCTGGTTAAACCCGGGCGCCATCATCTCCGGAGCTACGATTTTGAGTCAGGGAGTCCCGCGTGGCTTTTCGGCCCGACGCTTGATGAACTTTTATAACCGGAAAAAGATCTTCGCAAATACGTCGGACAGTCTGGATGAGTTACAATCCCAACTCGCAAGTCGCTATACTGACGTGGAAGTGAAAGTGACTGGCTGTGTTGCCCTCTTTCGCGCCCGCACACCTTCACCTGGTTAA
- the dprA gene encoding DNA-processing protein DprA: MPAESSESDQLLLDQIQLNLIQGVGPRIRRSLLDQFGTPSQILNAPRQDLLNVPGIGEKLANAIIYRTAKSTAEEELQRCRAAGYQLLFEESDDYPSLLREMPDPPALLYCKGEILPEDELAVAIVGSRKCTHYGLQQAEKMAAALARAGVTVVSGLARGIDQAAHRGALKAGGRTIAVMATGLSHIYPPEHRELSEQVSAQGALVTEFPLDQAPVAGLFPQRNRIISGLSMGVLLIEAGRKSGALHTARHAYEQGRDVFAVPGRIDHPASAGCHDLIRDGAMLVRSVEDVLEGLSPAKTPVKVSENREVHTPRELSLSDFERDVLNLVTLEPQHLNEIVQSSNLDSSRILSTLTVLEMRKVVKRLPGGFLVRATG, from the coding sequence ATGCCAGCCGAATCCTCTGAATCAGACCAGTTACTGCTGGATCAGATCCAGCTTAATCTGATTCAGGGAGTCGGACCGCGCATCCGGCGTTCCCTGCTGGACCAGTTTGGAACACCGAGTCAAATCTTAAATGCCCCTCGACAGGATCTGCTGAACGTGCCGGGAATCGGCGAGAAACTGGCCAACGCCATCATCTATCGTACCGCCAAATCGACGGCTGAAGAAGAGCTTCAGCGCTGTCGTGCCGCAGGATACCAGCTGCTGTTTGAAGAGTCAGATGATTACCCATCCCTCTTAAGGGAAATGCCCGATCCCCCTGCCCTGCTCTACTGCAAAGGAGAGATCCTGCCCGAAGACGAACTGGCGGTTGCGATTGTCGGTTCACGAAAGTGTACGCATTATGGGTTACAGCAGGCCGAAAAAATGGCAGCCGCCCTGGCACGTGCTGGTGTGACAGTGGTGAGTGGACTGGCACGGGGCATCGATCAGGCAGCCCATCGGGGCGCTCTCAAAGCCGGCGGCCGCACGATCGCCGTAATGGCAACCGGGCTCTCCCATATTTATCCTCCCGAACATCGCGAACTATCCGAGCAGGTCTCCGCACAGGGGGCCCTGGTAACCGAGTTTCCTCTCGACCAGGCTCCCGTGGCTGGACTGTTTCCACAGCGTAACCGGATTATAAGCGGACTGTCGATGGGCGTACTGTTGATTGAAGCGGGGCGTAAGAGTGGGGCCCTGCATACAGCCCGCCATGCTTACGAACAGGGGCGAGACGTATTCGCCGTTCCGGGACGAATAGATCACCCGGCGAGTGCCGGCTGTCATGATCTGATTCGCGATGGCGCCATGCTAGTTCGCAGCGTGGAAGATGTACTGGAAGGCTTGAGTCCCGCTAAAACTCCGGTGAAGGTCTCAGAAAACCGTGAAGTGCATACGCCGCGCGAACTCTCTCTGAGCGATTTTGAACGGGATGTGTTGAATTTGGTCACACTCGAGCCGCAGCATTTGAATGAAATCGTGCAATCCAGTAATCTCGACTCGTCCCGCATTCTCTCCACCTTGACGGTTCTGGAAATGCGGAAGGTCGTGAAACGTCTGCCGGGCGGATTTCTTGTCAGAGCCACCGGCTGA
- a CDS encoding DUF423 domain-containing protein — translation MSCCSLNWSTIGAALGGLAVILGAFAAHGIDGYFAEKYAGQVKTVTGVEVPAAQKYLNDFKTGAQYQMYHSLALLAVGFAGVTSRKQKLLNIAGWCFLLGIIFFSGSLYVLTLSGQTFWGAIAPIGGTLLIVGWFSLAAGVCACGGGSTIETDGPETPAST, via the coding sequence ATGTCTTGCTGCTCTCTTAACTGGTCGACAATTGGCGCGGCGCTGGGTGGACTGGCCGTCATTCTGGGTGCCTTCGCTGCGCATGGAATCGATGGTTACTTTGCAGAAAAATATGCGGGCCAGGTGAAAACGGTCACCGGCGTCGAAGTGCCCGCTGCCCAGAAATACCTGAACGACTTCAAAACCGGCGCGCAGTACCAGATGTATCATTCACTGGCGCTGCTGGCCGTTGGTTTTGCGGGTGTGACTTCGCGAAAACAGAAGCTGCTCAACATTGCCGGCTGGTGTTTTCTGCTGGGAATCATTTTTTTCTCTGGCAGTCTTTACGTTTTAACCTTAAGCGGTCAAACTTTCTGGGGAGCGATCGCGCCCATCGGGGGTACTTTGTTGATTGTGGGCTGGTTTTCACTCGCGGCAGGCGTCTGTGCCTGTGGCGGTGGCTCAACGATTGAAACAGACGGCCCTGAGACTCCTGCCTCGACCTGA
- a CDS encoding FHA domain-containing protein yields the protein MGFFSPTSRDDRQSAAPTDAGTNYLLWIDGVGTWLVYLQETLRIGGPGKPGSSSPLRSEWADLALLSNLSRHHATITRSGESYYLEAHAPVLCQERPVNDRVLLSDRATLKLNQDTILSFTQPTALSTSACLEFTSFHQPQQRLDGIVLMADNCLLGATGENHIVCKNWPGSVVIYRQGDQVLCRSRQEIYVNEEPASQGAVLTPGCLVSGPELRFRWEVIV from the coding sequence TTGGGCTTCTTTTCTCCCACATCCAGAGACGACCGGCAGTCTGCTGCCCCCACTGATGCGGGTACGAATTACCTGCTGTGGATTGACGGAGTCGGCACCTGGCTGGTTTATCTGCAGGAGACCCTGCGAATCGGGGGGCCGGGGAAACCAGGTTCCAGCAGCCCACTACGTTCTGAATGGGCTGATCTGGCCTTACTGTCGAACCTGTCGAGACACCACGCAACGATTACCCGTTCCGGAGAAAGTTACTATCTGGAAGCCCATGCCCCAGTGCTCTGCCAGGAACGCCCCGTCAATGATCGAGTCTTGCTGTCGGACCGGGCGACGCTTAAACTGAATCAGGACACCATCCTGTCATTTACCCAGCCAACCGCGCTCAGCACATCTGCCTGTCTGGAGTTCACCAGCTTTCATCAGCCCCAGCAACGGCTGGATGGAATCGTACTGATGGCCGACAACTGCCTGCTGGGCGCTACCGGAGAAAATCATATTGTCTGTAAGAACTGGCCGGGATCTGTCGTGATTTACCGCCAGGGAGACCAGGTCCTCTGTCGTTCGCGACAGGAGATCTATGTGAATGAAGAGCCTGCCTCACAGGGAGCCGTTTTAACCCCGGGTTGCCTGGTGAGTGGTCCTGAACTTCGCTTTCGCTGGGAGGTTATTGTTTAA
- a CDS encoding serine/threonine protein kinase, with product MKFTFAPESKPLEGFTIKRAIDRGGFGEVYYALTDSGKEVALKLLQQNMDVELRGVTQCLNLKHPNLVTIFDVKTDRDGDHWVVMEYVSGQGLDKALQQYPDGMPMEQVRYWLSGISEGLSYLHSRGLVHRDLKPSNVFRDGEIIKVGDVGLSKFITHSRRSANTQSVGTVHYMAPEVARGRYGKEVDVYAAGVLVYEMVTGVVPFDGESTAEILMKHLSEKPDLSRLPAHLRAVVGRALEKDPQQRISDIKQFKREFERALFQRDTVTEIPNDSFEYEAVNGQPSRGTDSNIAQSDKHWAYSLLLLPAILLIVMLAFGLLMAVVGVFAGAPLFASGILICAFCGGLLLTAGSSRMLFSGLFSAIVKGPPPISDLWDKQPAQQNQAEAQAYREQVLQETQIIREREQQKADAERRRVREQHRRKPRFSRNLTPLTPRSVSRRARTYDICNSIVKAVVCTLVIAAGVVCFTDGRIANGFWSGTDLAPFGLLTFGTLIAAWGALLVAKLTEGKSFDQSTRRIIWLGAGVVVGSLIYLLQTELLLTDLPSSRGMYLGLKPLFNVIGPYSLVLPNGQPTLISYVVFFGLLFCFRRWWWHADAFRPRKFRVRSVLLTVFVAYVITAIWAFPVVMGLTWAAIISSVVQLSAAWIHPDQRAIEMQEVQA from the coding sequence ATGAAATTCACCTTCGCACCAGAATCAAAGCCTCTTGAAGGATTTACGATCAAACGCGCCATCGATCGGGGCGGATTTGGTGAGGTGTACTACGCCCTGACCGATTCCGGTAAAGAGGTCGCCTTAAAACTGCTGCAGCAGAACATGGACGTCGAACTGCGGGGAGTCACACAATGCCTGAATCTCAAACATCCCAACCTGGTAACCATCTTTGATGTCAAAACGGACCGGGACGGCGATCACTGGGTGGTGATGGAATACGTCTCGGGCCAGGGACTGGATAAGGCACTGCAGCAGTATCCCGACGGCATGCCGATGGAGCAGGTCCGGTACTGGCTCTCCGGAATTTCTGAAGGCCTGTCGTATCTGCACAGTCGCGGTCTCGTACACCGGGATTTGAAACCGTCTAACGTTTTTCGGGATGGCGAGATCATCAAAGTCGGTGACGTGGGTCTGTCCAAGTTTATTACCCACAGCCGCCGCAGCGCAAATACGCAGAGCGTGGGCACAGTACACTACATGGCGCCTGAAGTCGCACGAGGGCGTTACGGGAAGGAAGTCGATGTCTACGCGGCAGGTGTCCTGGTATACGAGATGGTTACCGGCGTCGTTCCTTTCGACGGGGAATCGACGGCAGAGATTCTGATGAAACATCTCTCTGAAAAGCCGGATCTCAGTCGTCTACCGGCTCACCTGAGAGCCGTTGTGGGACGCGCTCTGGAAAAAGATCCGCAGCAGCGAATCTCTGACATCAAACAATTCAAACGTGAATTCGAGCGGGCTCTGTTCCAACGCGACACTGTTACGGAAATTCCCAATGACTCTTTTGAATACGAGGCAGTCAATGGGCAGCCTTCCAGAGGCACGGATTCTAACATAGCGCAATCAGACAAACACTGGGCATACAGCCTGCTGTTACTGCCGGCCATTCTACTGATCGTGATGCTCGCTTTTGGACTGCTCATGGCCGTGGTGGGGGTTTTCGCCGGTGCGCCGCTCTTCGCGTCGGGAATTTTGATCTGTGCTTTTTGTGGCGGACTTCTGCTCACCGCGGGTTCAAGTCGAATGCTCTTCTCCGGACTGTTTAGCGCCATCGTGAAAGGGCCTCCTCCGATCAGCGATCTCTGGGATAAACAGCCCGCACAGCAGAACCAGGCCGAAGCCCAAGCTTATCGCGAACAGGTTCTGCAGGAGACACAGATCATCCGCGAGCGGGAACAGCAGAAGGCAGATGCAGAACGCCGTCGGGTCCGCGAACAGCACCGTCGTAAACCGCGTTTTTCCAGAAACCTGACGCCGCTGACGCCCCGTTCGGTGTCCCGGCGCGCTCGAACATATGATATCTGCAATTCCATCGTCAAAGCAGTCGTCTGCACACTGGTCATCGCGGCCGGCGTGGTCTGCTTCACCGATGGACGTATCGCCAACGGTTTCTGGAGCGGCACCGATCTGGCACCCTTTGGGCTGCTCACCTTCGGCACGTTGATCGCCGCCTGGGGTGCATTACTGGTTGCCAAGCTCACGGAAGGCAAGTCGTTCGATCAGAGTACGCGTCGGATTATCTGGCTGGGTGCGGGCGTCGTCGTCGGCTCACTGATTTATCTGCTGCAGACCGAACTGTTACTGACCGACCTGCCGAGTTCTCGAGGAATGTATCTGGGATTAAAACCCCTGTTCAACGTGATTGGACCTTATTCCCTGGTGTTGCCGAATGGACAACCCACGTTGATTTCCTATGTCGTGTTCTTCGGGTTGCTGTTCTGTTTCCGTCGCTGGTGGTGGCACGCTGATGCCTTCCGCCCGCGAAAATTCAGAGTCCGCTCTGTCCTGCTGACGGTCTTCGTGGCATACGTCATCACAGCCATCTGGGCCTTCCCGGTTGTAATGGGGCTGACCTGGGCCGCGATTATTTCCAGTGTCGTCCAGTTATCTGCTGCCTGGATCCACCCCGATCAGCGAGCGATTGAAATGCAGGAGGTACAGGCATGA
- a CDS encoding dipeptidase — MLIFDAHLDMAWNACEWNRDLELPVSEIRKFERQFENIIPGEATVSWHALRKGGVGMTISTLLPRLHRKDAALTHYQSREAAYGVAMGQLAYYRAMVEKGVLREIPDSKTLKSHVEEWEANEAAAREEGSTIPIGFILSMEGAPPILSPGQIEHWFDAGLRILGPAHYGPGPYCYGTGSTGGLKEEGPALLKEMDRVGMLLDVTHLADQSFWEALEIFQGPVLASHHNCRALVDADRQLTDEQIKALIERGAVIGCAFDNWMIKPGWTIGVSDPKTTSIEDIANHTDHICQLAGNAKHCGMGTDLDGGFGKEQTPHDLDTIADLEMYASILEKRGYSEADIKGIMSQNFIDFFLKALPAG; from the coding sequence ATGCTGATTTTTGACGCCCACCTTGATATGGCCTGGAATGCCTGCGAATGGAACCGTGATCTGGAACTGCCGGTCAGCGAAATTCGTAAATTTGAACGACAGTTCGAAAACATTATTCCCGGCGAAGCCACGGTTTCCTGGCATGCACTTCGCAAAGGGGGCGTGGGAATGACCATCTCCACGCTGCTGCCCCGCCTGCACCGCAAGGATGCAGCACTGACACATTATCAGTCTCGCGAAGCCGCCTATGGGGTCGCCATGGGACAGCTGGCCTATTATCGGGCCATGGTGGAGAAGGGGGTTCTGCGGGAAATTCCGGACAGTAAGACCCTGAAGAGTCACGTCGAGGAGTGGGAAGCCAACGAGGCAGCTGCTCGCGAAGAAGGCAGTACGATTCCCATCGGGTTCATTCTGAGTATGGAAGGGGCCCCGCCGATCCTCTCACCCGGTCAGATCGAGCATTGGTTTGATGCCGGCCTGCGGATTCTGGGCCCCGCACATTATGGCCCTGGTCCGTACTGCTACGGAACGGGCAGTACCGGTGGTCTTAAAGAAGAAGGCCCCGCACTGCTGAAAGAGATGGATCGGGTCGGCATGTTGCTGGACGTAACCCATCTGGCCGATCAGTCCTTCTGGGAAGCTCTGGAGATTTTCCAGGGACCTGTGCTGGCCAGCCATCACAACTGCCGTGCGCTGGTGGATGCGGATCGCCAGCTGACCGATGAGCAGATCAAAGCCCTGATCGAACGTGGAGCCGTCATTGGCTGTGCATTCGATAACTGGATGATCAAACCAGGCTGGACGATCGGCGTTTCTGATCCCAAAACGACTTCCATCGAAGATATCGCCAACCACACCGACCACATCTGCCAGCTGGCGGGTAATGCGAAGCATTGCGGGATGGGAACCGACCTCGACGGTGGTTTTGGTAAAGAACAGACGCCGCACGATCTGGATACGATTGCGGATCTGGAAATGTACGCCAGTATCCTGGAAAAGCGGGGCTACAGCGAGGCGGACATCAAGGGTATCATGTCGCAGAACTTTATCGATTTCTTCCTGAAAGCACTGCCAGCCGGCTAA
- a CDS encoding PLDc N-terminal domain-containing protein, which yields MFSIISLILFLFSLAFTVLYFVFWIWMLIDCLKYEPSEGNDKVIWAIVIILLQALGALLYYIVRRPERIKQTGQ from the coding sequence ATGTTCTCAATCATCAGTCTCATTCTATTTTTATTCTCGCTGGCCTTTACGGTTCTTTATTTTGTGTTCTGGATCTGGATGCTGATTGACTGCCTGAAATACGAGCCCTCAGAGGGAAATGATAAAGTTATCTGGGCGATTGTGATTATTCTCCTGCAGGCACTGGGAGCCTTGCTGTATTACATTGTGCGTCGACCGGAACGAATTAAGCAGACGGGGCAGTAA
- a CDS encoding sulfite exporter TauE/SafE family protein produces the protein MSVGLFDFLLISLAGGAIGFLAGMFGVGGGFLLVPILNIVLGVPMELAVGSSACQILGPATTSLLARKIKIRDLAFPLVITGGLFLGVIAGTSILEKAKNSAKIQLNGQPIIVADLVVLVVYFLMLLTLAVISLRSARRPDSELKDAIFKNRFLIPPVATFPNLFEGTLSIPVIAWFGLALGLISGLLGISGGILLLPMLIFGLGIPTHRAITCSLVIVWIVAFQSTIAHALHGNVSIEIVIALLLGGTIGARLGSDLNSRLKGLQLRQQFGWLLLSVALMIGIRLIYMLVS, from the coding sequence ATGAGCGTGGGATTGTTTGATTTTCTGCTGATTTCGCTGGCCGGGGGCGCGATCGGCTTCCTGGCAGGCATGTTCGGTGTCGGGGGCGGTTTTCTGCTCGTCCCGATTCTGAATATCGTCCTGGGTGTCCCCATGGAACTGGCTGTCGGCTCCAGTGCCTGCCAGATTCTGGGACCGGCGACCACCTCTCTGCTTGCTCGGAAGATCAAAATCCGGGACCTTGCTTTTCCCCTGGTCATCACGGGAGGACTGTTCCTCGGCGTAATCGCCGGGACCAGCATTCTGGAAAAAGCAAAGAATTCCGCCAAGATCCAGCTGAACGGACAGCCGATCATCGTAGCGGATCTCGTGGTGCTGGTTGTCTATTTTCTGATGCTGCTGACACTGGCCGTCATTTCCCTGAGAAGCGCACGTCGACCGGACTCGGAATTGAAGGACGCGATTTTCAAAAACCGCTTTCTCATCCCGCCGGTAGCGACTTTCCCCAACCTGTTCGAGGGGACGCTTTCCATTCCGGTGATCGCCTGGTTCGGATTGGCGCTCGGGCTGATTTCGGGCCTGCTGGGTATTAGTGGGGGAATCCTGCTGCTGCCCATGCTGATTTTTGGTCTGGGAATTCCCACACATCGCGCCATCACCTGCAGTCTGGTGATTGTCTGGATTGTGGCTTTTCAATCGACGATTGCCCATGCCTTACACGGCAATGTCAGTATCGAAATTGTAATCGCTCTCCTGCTGGGGGGGACCATCGGCGCTCGACTGGGCTCGGACCTGAACTCCCGTCTCAAAGGCCTGCAGTTGAGACAGCAGTTTGGCTGGTTATTACTTTCGGTGGCTCTTATGATTGGCATACGGCTGATCTATATGCTGGTCAGCTGA